The following coding sequences are from one Chelonoidis abingdonii isolate Lonesome George chromosome 4, CheloAbing_2.0, whole genome shotgun sequence window:
- the NGF gene encoding beta-nerve growth factor isoform X1: MHTEVHSVMSMLYYTLIIAFLLGIQAAPKSEDNASWGFSAGPTIPNILRTKANHVPEAAQHMAAHHLAGKVDSREAGQAANITVDPKLFRKRRFRSPRVLFSTQPPPVLGDGQNMEYLDSADSLNRTIRTKRTAHPVLHRGEFSVCDSVSMWVGDKTTATDIKGKEVTVLGEVNINNNVFKQYFFETKCRDPKPVSSGCRGIDAKHWNSYCTTTHTFVKALTMEGKQAAWRFIRIDTACVCVLSRKTVRP, from the exons ATGCACACAGAG GTGCATAGCGTAATGTCCATGCTGTACTACACTCTGATTATAGCTTTTTTGCTCGGCATACAGGCAGCACCAAAGTCAGAGGACAATGCTTCATGGGGGTTTTCTGCAGGACCCACCATTCCAAATATCCTTCGGACTAAAGCAAATCACGTTCCCGAGGCAGCTCAACACATGGCCGCTCATCACCTTGCTGGGAAGGTAGACAGCAGAGAAGCTGGACAGGCAGCAAACATCACTGTGGATCCAAAGCTTTTCAGAAAGAGACGATTTCGGTCCCCTCGGGTTCTGTTCAGTACGCAGCCCCCTCCAGTGTTGGGGGATGGGCAGAACATGGAGTATCTGGACAGTGCAGATTCTCTTAACAGGACTATTCGAACCAAGCGGACTGCTCATCCTGTGCTGCACCGGGGAGAATTCTCAGTTTGTGACAGTGTCAGCATGTGGGTTGGGGACAAAACCACAGCTACTGACATCAAAGGCAAAGAGGTGACAGTGCTGGGAGAGGTGAACATTAACAACAATGTTTTCAAGCAGTACTTTTTTGAAACCAAATGCAGGGACCCTAAGCCAGTCTCCAGTGGGTGCCGGGGAATTGATGCTAAGCACTGGAATTCCTACTGCACCACCACGCACACCTTTGTCAAAGCACTGACAATGGAAGGCAAGCAAGCAGCCTGGAGATTTATCCGAATCGATACCGCATGTGTGTGCGTGCTCAGCCGGAAAACAGTGAGACCCTGA
- the NGF gene encoding beta-nerve growth factor isoform X3 codes for MHTEAAPKSEDNASWGFSAGPTIPNILRTKANHVPEAAQHMAAHHLAGKVDSREAGQAANITVDPKLFRKRRFRSPRVLFSTQPPPVLGDGQNMEYLDSADSLNRTIRTKRTAHPVLHRGEFSVCDSVSMWVGDKTTATDIKGKEVTVLGEVNINNNVFKQYFFETKCRDPKPVSSGCRGIDAKHWNSYCTTTHTFVKALTMEGKQAAWRFIRIDTACVCVLSRKTVRP; via the exons ATGCACACAGAG GCAGCACCAAAGTCAGAGGACAATGCTTCATGGGGGTTTTCTGCAGGACCCACCATTCCAAATATCCTTCGGACTAAAGCAAATCACGTTCCCGAGGCAGCTCAACACATGGCCGCTCATCACCTTGCTGGGAAGGTAGACAGCAGAGAAGCTGGACAGGCAGCAAACATCACTGTGGATCCAAAGCTTTTCAGAAAGAGACGATTTCGGTCCCCTCGGGTTCTGTTCAGTACGCAGCCCCCTCCAGTGTTGGGGGATGGGCAGAACATGGAGTATCTGGACAGTGCAGATTCTCTTAACAGGACTATTCGAACCAAGCGGACTGCTCATCCTGTGCTGCACCGGGGAGAATTCTCAGTTTGTGACAGTGTCAGCATGTGGGTTGGGGACAAAACCACAGCTACTGACATCAAAGGCAAAGAGGTGACAGTGCTGGGAGAGGTGAACATTAACAACAATGTTTTCAAGCAGTACTTTTTTGAAACCAAATGCAGGGACCCTAAGCCAGTCTCCAGTGGGTGCCGGGGAATTGATGCTAAGCACTGGAATTCCTACTGCACCACCACGCACACCTTTGTCAAAGCACTGACAATGGAAGGCAAGCAAGCAGCCTGGAGATTTATCCGAATCGATACCGCATGTGTGTGCGTGCTCAGCCGGAAAACAGTGAGACCCTGA
- the NGF gene encoding beta-nerve growth factor isoform X2 codes for MSMLYYTLIIAFLLGIQAAPKSEDNASWGFSAGPTIPNILRTKANHVPEAAQHMAAHHLAGKVDSREAGQAANITVDPKLFRKRRFRSPRVLFSTQPPPVLGDGQNMEYLDSADSLNRTIRTKRTAHPVLHRGEFSVCDSVSMWVGDKTTATDIKGKEVTVLGEVNINNNVFKQYFFETKCRDPKPVSSGCRGIDAKHWNSYCTTTHTFVKALTMEGKQAAWRFIRIDTACVCVLSRKTVRP; via the coding sequence ATGTCCATGCTGTACTACACTCTGATTATAGCTTTTTTGCTCGGCATACAGGCAGCACCAAAGTCAGAGGACAATGCTTCATGGGGGTTTTCTGCAGGACCCACCATTCCAAATATCCTTCGGACTAAAGCAAATCACGTTCCCGAGGCAGCTCAACACATGGCCGCTCATCACCTTGCTGGGAAGGTAGACAGCAGAGAAGCTGGACAGGCAGCAAACATCACTGTGGATCCAAAGCTTTTCAGAAAGAGACGATTTCGGTCCCCTCGGGTTCTGTTCAGTACGCAGCCCCCTCCAGTGTTGGGGGATGGGCAGAACATGGAGTATCTGGACAGTGCAGATTCTCTTAACAGGACTATTCGAACCAAGCGGACTGCTCATCCTGTGCTGCACCGGGGAGAATTCTCAGTTTGTGACAGTGTCAGCATGTGGGTTGGGGACAAAACCACAGCTACTGACATCAAAGGCAAAGAGGTGACAGTGCTGGGAGAGGTGAACATTAACAACAATGTTTTCAAGCAGTACTTTTTTGAAACCAAATGCAGGGACCCTAAGCCAGTCTCCAGTGGGTGCCGGGGAATTGATGCTAAGCACTGGAATTCCTACTGCACCACCACGCACACCTTTGTCAAAGCACTGACAATGGAAGGCAAGCAAGCAGCCTGGAGATTTATCCGAATCGATACCGCATGTGTGTGCGTGCTCAGCCGGAAAACAGTGAGACCCTGA